From a single Molothrus ater isolate BHLD 08-10-18 breed brown headed cowbird chromosome Z, BPBGC_Mater_1.1, whole genome shotgun sequence genomic region:
- the POC5 gene encoding centrosomal protein POC5, whose amino-acid sequence MSSDEEKSTSPIFPNDFVQDSSVSSDPQDEYEELFRYTVVTPKFEQCVSKFPEPASEKRPSERISRLTDYTTHRNTPVSTSVKQAGMEQPALPEATSSTHGPGEVSKTTVTELTSLDGKVTQIENIVDLWSGSLKTNILTELKNWELNLIQQHKLQMRQEKEKHDTQVKQLQNEMENLKELLHTYEISISRKDEVITNLTQALEKQKERVALMRKFTLWRIQHVKAKQEEYAIRMADKHFQTALMKKVWAAWRSVSEEKWKDKVARACQLKAEDVCVQLTNDFEAKIAELTAALELTRSELLRLHTERDQYEDTMKKAFMRGVCALNLEAMTMFQSKDSRPDPDIGSRRNDHATTGAGRPPPSQYNQPSPPPPPAAAVQVENMFCCHLAHASTPETRLDSDSPVIITSTTSGSGVTSTQKLSMPKVITSAQQKAGRTITARITGRADMGQKSRASGSLAVMGVAPPMSSVIVEKHHPVTQQTISQATAAKYPRTVLHSSGSTSARPAGQAGRVLQSQTHTSVQSIKVVD is encoded by the exons ATGTCATCTGATGAGGAGAAAAGCACAAGTCCAATTTTCCCAAATGACTTTGTTCAGGACAGTTCTGTTTCTTCAGATCCTCAG GATGAATATGAAGAGCTGTTTCGTTATACTGTAGTGACTCCGAAGTTTGAGCAGTGTGTCTCAAAGTTTCCAGAACCTGCCTCAGAAAAGAGACCATCTGAAAGAATTTCCAGGTTAACAGATTATACCACTCACCGTAATACTCCAG tctCAACATCAGTGAAGCAAGCTGGTATGGAACAACCTGCTCTTCCAGAAGCAACTTCTTCCACACACGGTCCAGGAGAAGTCAGCAAAACCACAGTGACTGAATTAACTTCACTAGATGGAAAAGTCACTCAAATAGAAAATATAGTTGATCTCTGGAGTGGAAGTCTTAAG ACAAATATTCTGACTGAACTGAAAAACTGGGAACTTAATTTGATTCAACAACACAAGCTTCAAATGAGacaagagaaagagaaacatgACACACAAGTGAAACAACTGCAGAATGAGATGGAAAACCTGAAAGAGTTACTTCATACTTATGAAATCTCTATTAGCAGGAAAGATGAG GTAATTACTAACTTGACCCAAGcattagaaaagcaaaaggagagaGTAGCGTTGATGAGAAAGTTTACACTGTGGCGAATTCAGCATGTTAAAGCCAAACAAGAG GAATATGCAATTCGAATGGCAGATAAACATTTCCAGACAGCTTTGATGAAGAAAGTGTGGGCTGCCTGGCGCTCTGTTagtgaagaaaaatggaaagacaAAGTAGCAAGAGCCTGTCAGTTAAAGGCAGAAGATGTCTGCGTTCAGCTCACCAATGATTTTGAAGCAAAAATTGCAGAg TTAACTGCTGCTTTGGAACTGACAAGATCTGAGCTTCTGCGACTGCATACAGAAAGAGATCAGTATGAAGACACCATGAAGAAAGCCTTTATGCGTGGTGTATGTGCTTTGAATCTGGAAGCAATGACCATGTTTCAAAGCAAGGACAGTAGGCCAGATCCTG ATAtaggaagcagaagaaatgaTCATGCGACCACTGGTGCAGGAAGGCCACCTCCTTCACAATATAATCAACCCTCACCACCacctccaccagcagctgctgttcaggTGGAAAACATG ttttgttgcCACCTGGCTCATGCAAGCACTCCTGAGACCAGGCTAGATTCTGATTCTCCAGTTATCATCACTAGCACGACATCAGGATCTGGTGTGACATCAACGCAAAAACTG tCCATGCCAAAAGTAATAACATCTGCACAACAGAAAGCAGGAAGAACAATCACTGCTCGAATCACAGGCCGAGCTGATATGGGACAAAAATCCAGAGCTTCTGGGAGTTTAGCAGTGATGGGAGTTGCTCCACCCATGAGTTCAGTTATTGTTGAGAAGCACCATCCAGTCACTCAG CAAACCATATCACAAGCCACTGCTGCTAAGTATCCTCGAACTGTGCTTCACTCTTCTGGCTCTACCTCTGCGAGACCTGCAGGACAAGCCGGGCGAGTGCTTCAGAGCCAAACTCACACCAGTGTACAGTCAATAAAAGTTGTTGACTGA